In Oryza brachyantha chromosome 2, ObraRS2, whole genome shotgun sequence, a single window of DNA contains:
- the LOC102717684 gene encoding hydroquinone glucosyltransferase-like produces MAEALTGATDTSLPVPEPPPHVVLLASPGAGHLIPLAELARRLVADHGFAVTVVTLTGLSDPATDAAVLSSLPASVATAVLPAVALDDLPVDIGFGSVMFELVRRSIPHLRALVAGSAAAAVVCDFFGTPALALAAELGVPGYVFFPTSISFISVVRHVVALHDGAAPGEYHDLPDPLALPGCAPLRHGDIPDGFRDCTDPVYAYVVEEGRRYGGADGFLVNSFPELEPDAAEAFRLDAANGLFPPVYLVGPFVRPSSDEDSDESACMEWLDRQPAGSVVYVSFGTGGALSVEQTAELAAGLEMSGHSFLWVVRMPSTDGLPFSMGATHGNPLDFLPEGFLERTSGRGLAVASWAPQARVLAHPATAAFVSHCGWNSTLESVTSGVPMIAWPLYAEQKMNAAILTEVAGAAVRPESGGGRASAVVPREEVAAAVKGLMGGDKGSAVHRRARELKEGAARAWSPPDGASRRALEEVAGKWKNAVPEKR; encoded by the coding sequence ATGGCGGAGGCGCTCACCGGTGCAACTGACACGTCACTGCCGGtcccggagccgccgccgcacgtcgTCCTGCTGGCCAGTCCTGGCGCGGGCCACCTGATCCCTCTGGCCGAGCTCGCGCGGAGGCTCGTGGCTGACCACGGCTTCGCGGTCACCGTCGTCACGCTCACCGGCCTCTCCGACCCGGCCACTGACGCCGCCGTGCTGTCGTCGCTGCCGGCCTCCGTGGCCACCGCCGtgctccccgccgtcgcccttGATGACCTCCCGGTGGACATCGGCTTCGGCTCCGTGATGTTTGAGCTCGTCCGCCGCTCCATCCCTCACCTCCGCGCGCTCGTCGcgggctccgccgccgcggccgtcgtgTGCGACTTCTTCGGCACACCGGCTCtggccctcgccgccgagctcgggGTGCCGGGATACGTCTTCTTCCCCACCAGCATCAGCTTCATCTCCGTCGTGCGCCACGTCGTGGCGCtccacgacggcgccgccccaGGTGAGTACCATGACCTCCCGGACCCGCTCGCGCTTCCCGGGTGCGCGCCCCTCCGCCACGGCGACATCCCCGACGGGTTCCGGGATTGCACAGATCCGGTCTACGCCTACGTCGTcgaggaggggaggcggtacggcggcgccgacggcttCTTGGTGAACAGCTTCCCGGAGCTGGAGCCGGACGCCGCGGAAGCGTTCAGACTAGACGCAGCGAACGGTTTGTTCCCTCCGGTGTATCTCGTCGGGCCGTTCGTCCGGCCAAGCTCGGACGAAGACTCCGACGAGTCGGCGTGCATGGAGTGGTTGGACCGCCAGCCCGCTGGGTCGGTGGTGTACGTCTCCTtcggcaccggcggcgcgctGTCCGTGGAACAGACggcggagctcgccgccgggctGGAGATGAGCGGCCACAGCTTCCTCTGGGTGGTGCGCATGCCGAGCACGGACGGGCTCCCTTTCTCCATGGGCGCCACCCATGGGAACCCCTTGGACTTCCTCCCCGAGGGGTTCTTGGAGAGGACGAGCGGCCggggcctcgccgtcgcgtcgtggGCGCCGCAGGCGCGCGTGCTGGCgcatccggcgacggcggcgttcgTGTCACACTGCGGGTGGAACTCGACGCTCGAGAGCGTGACCTCCGGCGTGCCGATGATCGCGTGGCCGCTGTACGCGGAGCAGAAGATGAACGCCGCCATCCTGACGGAGGTGGCCGGGGCAGCGGTACGCCCGGAGTcgggcggcggcagggcgAGCGCGGTGGTGCCGCGGGAGGaggtcgcggcggcggtgaaggggCTCATGGGAGGGGACAAGGGGAGCGCCGTTCACCGACGGGCGAGGGAGCTGAAGGagggggcggcgcgggcgtggtCACCGCCGGACGGGGCGTCGCGCCGCGCGCTCGAGGAGGTGGCCGGCAAGTGGAAGAACGCCGTGCCTGAGAAGCGTTGA
- the LOC102717961 gene encoding hydroquinone glucosyltransferase-like, with the protein MDPSSPRPRPHVVLVVSPFAGHVTPMAELARFLVAHHGCAVTLVPLSLDARSAAVVASLQASSASVAVVTLPEVQLDDLAGADVGLRIFEHARRSLPHLRDVLRSIDGVAALVPDFFCGAVLDLAVELGIPGYVFVPSNMAWLAVMRCLVEIHDGAVSGEYRDLPDPLHLARDLTISASDIPDGIADKSDPVFRRQIDEVRRHRRAADGFLVNSFADMELATVEDLKLAAEQGAFPPVYPVGPLLRSSSDEPGEAACLEWLDRQPSGSVVYVSFGSAGMLSVEQTRELAAGLEMSGHRFLWVVRMPNLHGMSYDFATDHRSRDGDEGPLSWLPGGFLERTRGRGLAVMSWTPQVRVLSHPATAAFVSHCGWNSTMESVSSGVPMIAWPLYAEQKMNATILTKAVGMALRPAAATAARGGDGVVTREAVATAVKELMDHGEEGSAVARRARELQAAAARARSPDGASRRALDEVAGKWKRAAREKC; encoded by the coding sequence ATGGATCCGTCGTCGCCTCGGCCGCGTCCGCACGTCGTGCTCGTCGTGAGCCCCTTCGCCGGCCACGTCACGCCCATGGCCGAGCTGGCGCGGTTCCTTGTCGCGCACCACGGCTGCGCCGTCACGCTCGTCCCGCTCTCCTTGGACGCGCGCTCGGCCGCGGTGGTCGCGTCCCTTCAAGCGTCCTCGGCCTCCGTTGCCGTCGTCACGCTCCCGGAGGTCCAGCTCGatgacctcgccggcgccgacgtcggTCTCCGGATCTTCGAGCACGCCCGCCGCTCGCTGCCGCACCTCCGGGACGTGCTGCGGTCCATCGACGGCGTCGCGGCTCTCGTGCCGGACTTCTTCTGCGGCGCGGTGCTGGACCTCGCCGTGGAGCTCGGCATCCCGGGCTACGTCTTTGTCCCGTCGAATATGGCGTGGCTGGCAGTCATGCGCTGCTTGGTCGAGATCCACGACGGCGCCGTCTCCGGCGAGTACCGTGACCTTCCTGACCCACTCCATCTTGCTAGGGATTTGACGATCAGCGCCTCCGACATTCCAGACGGGATTGCCGACAAGTCCGATCCAGTGTTTCGGAGGCAGATCGACGAGgtgcggcggcaccggcgagCAGCAGATGGATTCTTGGTGAACAGTTTCGCCGACATGGAGCTCGCCACCGTGGAAGACTTAAAACTGGCGGCGGAACAGGGCGCGTTCCCTCCGGTTTACCCTGTGGGGCCACTCCTCCGGTCAAGCTCCGACGAGCCCGGCGAAGCGGCCTGCTTGGAGTGGCTGGATCGCCAGCCGTCAGGGTCGGTGGTGTACGTCTCCTTCGGGAGCGCCGGCATGCTGAGCGTGGAACAGACgcgcgagctcgccgccgggtTGGAGATGAGCGGGCACAGGTTCCTCTGGGTCGTGCGCATGCCAAACCTCCACGGCATGTCCTACGACTTCGCGACCGACCACCGCAGcagggacggcgacgagggtCCACTGTCGTGGCTCCCCGGCGGGTTCTTGGAGAGAACGAGAGGCCGTGGCCTCGCCGTCATGTCGTGGACGCCGCAGGTGCGCGTGCTGTCgcacccggcgacggcggccttcGTGTCGCACTGCGGGTGGAACTCGACGATGGAGAGCGTGTCCTCCGGCGTGCCGATGATCGCCTGGCCGCTGTACGCGGAGCAGAAGATGAACGCGACCATCCTGACAAAGGCGGTCGGGATGGCGCTTCgcccagcggcggcgacggcggcgcgcggcggcgacggggtgGTGACGCGAGAGGCGGTCGCGACGGCAGTGAAGGAGCTCATGGATCATGGCGAGGAGGGGAGCGCGGTGGCCCGCCGGGCCAGGGAactgcaggcggcggcggcgcgggcgcggtcgcCGGACGGGGCGTCGCGCCGCGCGCTCGACGAGGTGGCCGGAAAGTGGAAGAGAGCCGCGCGGGAGAAATGTTGA